CCTATCTTGATCTAACATAAACCAAGGTGGGCAGAATCTTTCAAAAAGTTTTGCGGCTTTCTTCTGTGTAGCTTCACAAGCTCCCTTTGAGGAAGCCAGGTTGCCTGCTCTCTGCAAGTACATTATCACCACTGGTTTCTATTTAGTGTGTTTTAGCCAGGAGGAAATTATGAGACCCGGCATGGGctagtgcagaggtggccaaactatggcttgggagccacatgtagctctttcacacatattgtgtggctcttgaagcccccactgtcccattggctggctcagagaaggcacttctctctttaaatcacttttccaagccaaatcagtcagtagcttggagaaggcatttacagttatagttgctttctttccacctctccttcccatctatttgccttccttccttccagtttggtgtaggggttaagtatgtggactcttatctaggagaaccaggtttgattccccactcctccacatgcagctgctggaatggccttaggttagccgtagctcttgcaggagttgtccttgaaagggcagctgttgcacgtgctctctcagccccacccacctcacagggtgtctgttgtggggggagaagatacaggagattgtgagccgctctgagattctgattccgagagaagggcggggtataaatctgcagtcttcttccttcctcacggctctcaaacatttgacattcatgtcttgcggctctgaaacatctgatatttattctttgtggctcttacattaagcaagtttggccaccactgatcTAGTGGCTAAAGCATGGGCCTAGGATCCAGGTTCAgatttccactctgccatggaagctcactgggtgaccttgggccagtcactctctcagcctaacctgctcttacagggttgttgtgaggataacagggAGAAGGTGAGAGGAATGTTGTGCCACCTTGAACTCCCTGGAGGAAGAGCTGAATAAAAATGTACAAAAAAGCAGATAGGCCAGAGAGGAAGAGCCTGCCCTAGATGAATTGTGGGCATCTGAATAGGTTAAATAAATTAGAGCAGCGCTCTGGTTGTAAGAGGCTTGTTTTCCTTGCTTTGTTGATGAAACAGGAAGCTGGTGAGAAAAAAGTGCCCTTTGCCTGTCCTGAACTGTGGCACAGAAACCCAGCAAAGTAGAAGCCAACATGCAGAAGGGTCAAGGAGCAACTTTGCACTCCTTGTTCCCATCTGCaaacaaccgccccccccccccccctcggcaaCAACCTGCAGCCACAAGCACTTATCTTACTTGCGAATTTCACTTCTTTCTTACAGGCAAACCTTCCAGAGAGTAAACTGGCTAAAATGAAACCCAGCTTTCCCCTAAAGGAAAACTTGGGTTAAAAACAATGCTTCATAACGGAGACAGGAAAAGCAAGAGTAGCCGAAATGCTGGGCTTCAGAAAAAGCAAAGTATCTCAGAAGTTGGCCTGGGAACATCTCCGGCAGCAGCTGCCCTGGAGCTCCAAGCACTGCCTTTGTTTTTCCAGGCCCAGTTAGGAATTTGAAATATTTGCTCATGTCCTGCTCCGCAGGGATCCAGCACCTGCCATGCTGGAAATCTGTCCTGCAATTGCAGACAGGAGACAAAGTCACCGCCCTGCAGCTGAACCACCTCTAATTTCAGTAGGAGTGGGGAATGCAGAGAAAGCACATGTTGAAAGGCATCTGAGTGGCAGGAATCCCACGCTTCCCATTACATGCCTGTTGGGGAAATCCTGCGCGAGTCGCTCGAACGACAGTCTCCCACAGCACAATCCGAAGCAGAGTTACACCGCTCCAAGTCTATCGACATCAGGGAGCTTAAGAAGGGcgcaactctatttaggattgcgcTGCCAGTCTTGAGCTAACAGGATGAGAACCAGACAGTGGTGGGGGGATACCTCCTGCCTCAAAAGCATTCCTCTGTGCCAAGAAAGGAGCACATGCAAGAATCAACACACACAGGGGGTTATTTTCCTGCCTCCAGTTAAGTTCTGCTGAGAGGGGTCCATTCCTTCTTTGCAAGGAAGAGGTGGACACTGACAGTGCAAGGAACATAACAGTGTCTTGTGGAATACAAGGGCAGTGCTTCCTAAGCCAGGGGATGGAGTTCTGAATGAGGAACGCCCCACCCATTTCAGGTCTTCCAGCCACAAGCTGACACCCCTGTCTGAAATCTGAAAATACTTACCCTGGCCTACCATCCAGGGCTGTTGTAAAGATTACAGAGGTACATCATGAACCCTCCAAAGCACAAAAGAAATAGTAGCATCCGTTTTGTATTATTACATTATTATCCATTTCAATAATAAGGCAGTAGCCCACATGCAAGCAGTCTTGTTCACAAACGCCTATATGAACAAGGCACATGACATTTATCACTACCTGAATTATTCCAACTTGGTTATCAGAATTCCTGGAAAAAAACAGTACCATCAGCTGTCCCAGTACCAGTCATTAATAAGCTGCTATACTCGTTCAGGACGAGCCCAAACCCCCAACTAGAAGTTACACTTGACACCCTTCTTTTCAAAGTCAACGGGGAACATAAAGTCCGATGTGCTATTTTCAATCCTTGGTTAGTCACATGCCCGGCCTGTCCCCTGCTGAAGGACTCAAGGGTCCGCGCAGGCCTTCCATTCAGATAACAAGAATCTGACCCGCCCCTTGTTcaagggaggactgtgaggtcaACAGCCCTTTTGCAGAAAGCTTTGCAGAGAACAAACCAGCTGCAGCTCTGGGCCCTTCACAAGCCCTCACTCTTTGTCTGGCAAAGAAGGCCTTCAGGGCGTACACAGCcctggctcagtagtagagcagctgcttggcattaagaaggtcccaggttcaatccccaccacctCTAGTTTAAAGGATcagataggaggtgatgtgaaaggacCTCCACCTGGCACCCTGGAGAGtcgttgccaatctgagtagacaacactggaTATGACGGTCccgtggtctgattcagtataaggcagcttcatgcattcatcgCCAGCTAGAAGTGAGTGTGCAGCTATGAtgtgaagaaggaagaagaagatgatggatttatatcctgcccttcactccaaatctctgagtggctcacaatctgctttaccttcctcccccacaaaggacaccctgtgaggtggatggggctgagagggctctcccagaagctgccctttcaaagacaatagctatggctgacccaagaccattccagcaggtgcaagcggaggagtggggaatccaacccagttctcccagataagagtccgcacacttaaccactacaccaaactggctctgtggtaGATGCTCAGTGGTgcggcatctgcttggcatgtaaaaggtccctggttcaatctccAGCTAAGGTCTGATCACAGACAATGCAAAAGATCTCTGattaagaccttggagagctgctgccagtctgagtagacaatagcaACTCTAATGGACCGAAGGTGCAATTCAGTGCAAGGCAGCTTGAAAGCCTGCCTTATTCCATGGAGACAGGAAAGAgctcctgcccacccacccccctcccaagccAGAGGGATATTTTTCTTAAGTGAATCAAGACCATGTGATCCTGACCTTTCCAAAAAACATTTGCCCACACAGTGGGGGAGAGATCACCAGTCTCCACAGACCGCATCTTGTTTTGACTGAGTTCCTTCCCTCCCTAGGTGGcaaatgctattttttttaaggCAAATGCTATTTTTAGAAGAGGAAATCTGTTGCTTCAAAGCAGTTCTGAGAAACACTGCTGTTCCTCAAAGGGAGTCCGTCAACCTCTGCTTCTCAGCtgctttccttctgcatcataaaCCCTTTCTAAAAAAAGGAACAGTTTTCCTCGATCATGCCAATTACGACACCCACACAAACACCTTCAGCATTTCAGGCTTGGATCCTAACATCCATTTCTGTTTACAGAACAAGGAGAAGTGATTTTTCCTGAAACCCTGCTTTcacttcagcccccccccccccaaaaaaaaatgtttcacgGAGGACATGTAACTGGAGTAAGAGAGCAAGGCAAGAGAGCCATGTGTTTACACCGAGCACATACTGTGAGATCCAAATCTTAACTTCTAACCCACACAAAGAGCTTTACCTGCCTCCCCACATCTGTTCAGCATTAATAAGTTCAGTGGCCCAAGAGGGACATTTCGCTTTTTCTCCAAACCCCCAAACAAGCCCAGATTCTGTGTCATCAACCCTAAGCAACACCAGCAGAACTTACCTTACAAAATACATCAGCCCGCTGAGAGTGACCGTTTTGGGGGCGAATGACCAAGGGGGCACCTGCCCGCAGTTGACAAGAGACCACAGGTCCGTCTCCGGGTCGTAGCACTGCATAACCATGGACTCTTTGCCAGCCAACGAACCTATGGCATAGAGCTTGCCACGGCAGGCTGTGGTGGAACAGTTGTCCATGGGGTAGAGCATGGGTTGCATCGCCTCCCAGGCATCCAGCGAGTGGTCGTAGCGTTCTGTGCTGTCCGAAGCCACGACATAGAGAAGTCCATCCAAGACCACCGAGCTATGGTACTCGCGGGCTTTTAACATTGGGGACACCTCCGTCCACTCATTCACACTGGAATTGTATCGCCAGACACAGTCGTAGAGTCTGGAGCCATCAGATCCTCCTAAGGGAAACAGCACAACATCCCCCAGGTAAGGCTTTTCCCAGATACAGCCACAAGGCAATGTGGGCCACTGACCATGCACAGAAGCAGACACAGTAAAGGAAGCATAACAGCAGGCATCTTAGACAAAGTGTGCCACTAGTAAACAGTAGGTATTATATCAGTCTTCAGCAGTATCGTCTTTATTTCGATGAAAGCCATTCCCTATGGTATGTGTGTGCTGTCAAACATTTAGGAGTGGTTTTTCACTGCCTGCCCCTGTGTAACAAACCTGGTACtcgtctcccattcaaatactagccagggctgaccctgctgaacttttgagatctgatgaggttgggctagcctaggctatatCCATATAAGGGTACTTCCCTAGGACACTAAAGTTTTAACATTATCGCAGAAAAAAGCACACAGTTCTGCATGAAAGCAGCCTATGAGGAAAAATACCAGGGCTTGGCTTGGAAGTCTGTTAATACAGTCCCTTCCTCAGGAACCTGAGCATCCTTCCAGCTTGTGCCAACGAAAACACCAAATGATGTATGCTCGTTTTCTCTGCCAGGGATGGCAAAAGTCCCCAGCTTTAAGTTGTGTTTGGTGTCAgggacccccccttccctccctcccctccccaccgctgCCCTCCTAAACGCCAGCCCAGCCCCAGACTTAAGAAATCAGTCCCACTGAAGCTCGCGGGGCTTTCATCGAAATAAAGATGATACTGCTGAAGACTGATATAATACCTACTCGGCAAGGAAACCCACAAGCACCTTTGGGCACCCCGCCTGCCCAACCCAGAGGAACTCCAAGGAGGGGAAGCTCCAGCCGGGATCGATCCATCCGAGGACTGGGTAGGCACAGCACCCCGGGAAAGGAAGCCACCCCACCcgcctcccttcctctcccggaTTACCGGAGACGTAGATGTCGTTGCCGAGGGCAGCCAGGCTGTAGCCGCCGCCCAGGTGGTCGGGGAACTCGGCCAGGTAGCGCCAGTGGCCAGTGCGCGGGTTGAAGCAGTCGACGGTGACGAGCTCGTCGCAGTCCCGGTCGCAGCCGCCCACCACCACCAGGATCTCGGCCAGGCCGGTGGAGGGGCGCGGGCGGAGGCGCGCGCAGGGCCCGAAGTCGTGCCGGTCGAGGCGTGCGGCCTGGAAGAGGCGCGCCTCGGCCACGAGGCGGAGGCAGGCGGCCGAGCGCGCCACCAGCGGCTCGCCCTCCACGTGGGCCAGCAGATAGAAGCGGCGCACGAAGGGCAGGCGGACGTGGGCCAACAGCTGCGGGAGGAGCGCGGCGCGCGCGGCCGGCTCGGCGCGCACCCAGCGCAAGGCCAGGGCGAAGGCGGCCTCTTCCTTGGGCACGCGCAGCGCGTCGTCGCGCAGGTAGGAGACGAGGCGGGCCAGCGGCAGCCGCTCCAGCTGCGCGCCCAGCCCGTCGGAGCCGGCGGCGGCGTGGCGCAAGACGCAGCggtgggcggcggcggcgagcgGCGCGCACGCGAAGGTCTCGGCGAAATCTTGCATTTCCAGCGCCGTGGCCGGCTCCAGGCGCGCCGCCAGCCAGGCGCCGCACGCCTCCTTGACGGCCGGGAACTGGAGCAGGTCGGCGGCGCGCAGGAGGCGCTCGGCCAGCTCCGGGCCCAGGCGCGCCACGCGGCCAGTGTAGGCGAAGTCGAGCAGCAACGCCAGGCACTCAGGCTCCACGCCGTGCAGCCGCACTCGCTCCGCCCGCGCCTCCCGCAGGGCCCCGCCGAACATGGCGCGGAAGTAGCCCGAGGCCGCCGCCAGCACGGCCCGGTGGGCCCCGAACTCCCGCCCGCTGCCCGCCACCAGCGTCACGTCCAGCAGGCACCGCTCCGCCCGCAAGGCGGCCAGGCCCCGCAGGAGCGCAGTCCCGTGCGCCGCCTCTGTCGCCGTCTCCATCCTCTGCGCCGCCAGACGCGCAGGCACACAAAGAcgcgccgcccgccgccgcctccccgcAGGCGCCCGGCCGCCCCTTGACCGGCTCCTCCCTCCAGAGAGGACGGGCCGGCGGGCGGCCGCCAGATCGGCTCGCTTGCTTGCTGACTGGCTGGCGGGAGGGAGGGCAAAGCTGCCCGAGAGGGGGGCTGGCTCCGGGGCGCCGGCTCGAAGCCCCCTGCTTGGAACGCCTTTCGAGCCAGCCAGGCGAAAACACGCACCTCGCCTCACAAACTAACTTCCAGCACCTGGAGTCCAGGTGGGGgctaaagatctcctggaattacaaacgATGTCCGGACTACTCAGATcggctttcctggagaaaatggctgctttgtaaaggtagactctggcattataccccgctgagatcactccccaaaccccaccgtctTCCCGAATACCCAACCGAGACTGGACAGCCCAAACAAGGCCTGGGACTTGCTTACAGAAGAGCCTTGGTGTCTCCTCGGAGTAGCCCTATTAAGAGCTTAGCTGGCTCACACTTCctgtttcccagggctttttttgtagcaggaactcctttgcatattaggccactcacccctgatgtagccaatgttccagggcttactgtaagctccaggaggattggctacatcaagggtgtgtggcctaatatgcaaaggagttcctgctacaaaaaagttctgCTGTTCCCTCGTTCCAATGTGCCCCACTTCACtctctgggtgcattcacactttaaatcaggagtgtcgaactcatttg
The Heteronotia binoei isolate CCM8104 ecotype False Entrance Well chromosome 18, APGP_CSIRO_Hbin_v1, whole genome shotgun sequence genome window above contains:
- the KLHL21 gene encoding kelch-like protein 21 translates to METATEAAHGTALLRGLAALRAERCLLDVTLVAGSGREFGAHRAVLAAASGYFRAMFGGALREARAERVRLHGVEPECLALLLDFAYTGRVARLGPELAERLLRAADLLQFPAVKEACGAWLAARLEPATALEMQDFAETFACAPLAAAAHRCVLRHAAAGSDGLGAQLERLPLARLVSYLRDDALRVPKEEAAFALALRWVRAEPAARAALLPQLLAHVRLPFVRRFYLLAHVEGEPLVARSAACLRLVAEARLFQAARLDRHDFGPCARLRPRPSTGLAEILVVVGGCDRDCDELVTVDCFNPRTGHWRYLAEFPDHLGGGYSLAALGNDIYVSGGSDGSRLYDCVWRYNSSVNEWTEVSPMLKAREYHSSVVLDGLLYVVASDSTERYDHSLDAWEAMQPMLYPMDNCSTTACRGKLYAIGSLAGKESMVMQCYDPETDLWSLVNCGQVPPWSFAPKTVTLSGLMYFVRDDSAEVDVYNPAKNEWDKIPSMLQVHVGGSLAVLGGKLYVSGGYDSTFELSGVVEAYDPETRTWSVVGQLPEPIFWHSSVSIFRQFMPETQEDEELPLDNAVSLSRQQQQNLRNQNLNELH